ACCAAAGCACGAGTTGATCTCAAAGCATGACACATCGCCGTTAAAGCTCAGCGACCGCTTGCTCATAGCCGTCCATGTGAAAGCACCAAAAcgcatgtttgtgttgttgacgTCGCGGTCAAAGTGTGTCCGCGTCCTGAGGTAGCTGGTTCTGCACGCCGTCTTATTTAGACGCAGAACTCGGATGGCATCAGTCATGTAGAAGTACAGATAATGCAACTTGAACTCATGAGTGTTGTACTTGTGTTTCCCAGTCTGCACTCCTTTGTTGAAGTCCCTCTGGATATTTTTCACCTTAGTGTACATGTACAGAGCGATGGCGTGGTCGTCTTTAACCTTCTTGTGCGCAGGTTTCTTTGCACTCCTTTCAGCTACAGACCAGGCGAAGCTGAAGTGTCTGTTAAAGTGCCACTCAAACACGCCGAACAGGTCGATGATGGAGGCGGCTTCAGAACGGCAGCCATCAAACATGTCATCGATGGACTCAGGCGCCATATCCAGAGGTTGCAGAGCAGGCTTGGTTCTCTGCAGCGATagagaaaaacacaaggacAGTCAGCCGGATAGGATTGTAAATATTTCTTTGTGATGACTGATGGAAATAGTTTGCATGTTTACAAGTTGAACCCACCTCTGCAGGGTCCTGAGGccaccagaggaggagaaacggGTCATGAAACAAAAGGAGTGCCACCAGGAACAGCACACAAAGGATCGCCCAGTTTGAGAGTGACTTCAGCCCACACACCGACCCTCTGTCAGACTTCATATCTGTGTTAGAAGAAGAGATAGAACAGACGTTGAAGCCCTGCACCTCCAAGGAAAATGCATCATGTATGATTGAAACATTTACATCCACATTCTCTGCATTCATATCTGAAATCCTCTCATCACAACTCATCACGTTTCTCCCCTAAATGCTATCTCTTTAtctctattttctgttttaaaaatacaacaaagacagGTGTTTCTCTGTCTTACCTCTCTGCAGGTGAACGCTCTCAACAGCAGCATGATACTCTGAAAAAAAGAGGCTTTGCATGTGCACAGGGGCAACCAGGATTTACAGGTATAACCACCCAGCACAGACATTCTTTTACCCCCTTAGCTCCGAGGCAAAAGAGCTCATCGCATCTCATCATGCATGGTGTGTTGAAGCAGCAGCATTTGATTAAAAACCACCCGATTAAAGGAcccacttcttttattttgactgCAGGTTTTGTCTccagatgtgtgtctgcatcTTAGTGAATGAATCCATGGCTCCTTTTCTTGATTTGCCTGTCTGTAGTTTCTGAGGGAGGTTCTACGACACACGCGGTGACACTGGTTTATCCGGTTCTGCAGCCTGCTgatgttaaaacaaacaaagtgagaGCTGCAAAAATCAGAAAGTACAGACGGAAGCAGGAGAGAGTTTTCACCCTGGACGCTCCGGATGTGGTGAGTTGCAAAAAACTAGACAACAATCTAAGACAAATCTGTGCACTTTTTTAACTTGGATTATTTTGGTTAATGTACGTCTTTATTTGTCTTTACAGCAGCTGAACTTACGGTAGAGTTAGACAAGCTGTAACTGAATTAAAATAGATGTCACGATCCCATCCAGCAGATCAGACTGTAAAGATAAAACAGGCCTCACTAAGAGCTACATGCTTTGGTAGTTTCACTTTACATGCATCCTCACTTATCTCTGAGATTCAAGAAGAAACTCTGACGAACAAACCTTAAACCAAAACCATTTTTGAAATCAGTGCCTCACTGGAAAAACTGCCCCTCTAAAAACAAGAATTAAACTTATTCAAAGTTACTTTTACcttaaaataagcaaaaaaagatATCTGCCtgtagaacaagtgaaaatttgcttggtaagatttcttaaaataagacgtaatatttagaaaactgtgatcttaaaattagcagggaaaacttattttaagcattaaccagtattttaaagcttagtgtctcagaataagacagacAATTAGAATTtattcactcaaaaaaagatttctgcactaaacttcttcatttgagatacattcaccttcatttgagttgtattatagcggcacttctctaggtttaagaccttcccataggaaaatacatttagagaggagatcttaaaagtgtttcatgtatgtctcctagacaacaatgagatctgattgaaagcaaaatgagactacagcttatgtctcctgtttctcattcttgcctccagaaaaaaagttgcaaaaagtctcagcttagtctcccatTCAGTTCCGaaggagatctggtccaaatctgaaatgattctcaggtatttctcaagtgttgtgactccttttgagctcaggtggagaaatcagggagctctctcaatctaacctcatccatttgttttggtcagactcagtttttgagtctcaagttgagctcagatggagcaaagaaagagcctgagctcatcttttcatgaacatttatagtgccctgcaaaatttcaatctaattgtccacaaacttacaattctcattaaaacatttgaaccacttgcaagatcagctatttagatgtgaaatgatctcttctttgacttcacagtatggtccttcctttacaagtctgtgtggaacaaaacaacttcacaaagatttagtggatttgagagaaattgcaaaagatagagatttcataccaggtatgacagaccatttatttaaaatatgggctgcaaaaggactgaccagatttagccagattattacaattaaagcgGTGGATTCTATGgagtgctggtggcctagcggtctaagcgccccacatacagaggccacagtcctcgtcgcaggggtcaccggttagaccatctcctgcatgtcttcccccgttcactactccccacatttcctgtctctcttcagctgtcctgtcaaataaaggcaaaaaaggcaaaaatatgttttaaaaaaacaagaagaaaattagccattaatgagatctctcaattaagtctcaaataagactcatggtcatggtctcaactatttctcctagtgaattttaggagacactaatgaaaaatgaaagagaacaatttgaaacttgaatgaggctgaagtgagaatctcaattttgtctcaagagacttagaagagaaagccttgagcagtagaattttcctctgggttcttgtactttaaataaaaggacaaagtttaatttgagcattttgagatataatgtcttctcatagtgagctggatatactaatattcagtcatgttgttctttaggattagtcagctatgctctaaaggaggtgtttcattgtgtgcatggagtttgaggatgtatatttggatctgatttagaagaaacagtgtctgaaaactgtaacccacccttaaaaacaacaacttctctttctttctttctttctatctttctttctttctttcttttatcaatggagctgttttctgatagattctccaataaaatgcatttacttaaatcaagtaaagggtttgtcttaaatcaagattatccatcttctacaaatcagatctcagcttgaaaaatgtctgaaatgtaaaataaactttgtttcttataaattacaactcaaaacaagatcatttcaagattgtttgacttaacaagatatttaagatgtcttaaaacaagtccctctatcttgctaaaatgttacttgttaagtaaatttatcttagatcaagtgggagaagacatttagactaaaaataAGACAATTTCACtcggtaagattttgagtttttgcagtgctcAGCGTTCAATAACAGATTTCCTCTTTCCAGATTCACAATGACGCCACGGACGGTGAAAGCACGTCAAAGGGAAGATTCACCTGCATGTGTCATTGCCTCTCTTGTTCTCTTGGTGGCACTGCTGATGTTTGGGGTCATATTTGTGAGACTCTGGTTGCAGAATATTCTGGAAGAGGTATTTAGCTCTTGATATTTGACATTAATTGACATAAAATTGTGAATTTAATCTGAATTCAAAAGGAGTTGAGTCTGATTGAAGTCGtctgtgctttgtttttgaGATGCAACAAAAAGAAGCAGCTAAACTTTGTTCTTTAGTGTTTAGCTCCATCTGCTGGATCAGCTCTGAACATCATGTCTTTGTTTCAGCCTTCAGTTCAGGATCCAGCTCTGGACCCTCCTGACAGCATGCATGATGACTGCTCATCCACAGCTGCAGTCGTCACAGAGGAGGAAATCCTGCAGAAATGGGATTCAGATAAAAACTTCAGTCAAGCCTGGAGTGATGCAGAGCGAGAAGCCAGAGCTCCTGCACACGTCTACATGGAGAAACATCATTCCATCGCCGTCTACATGTTCACAAGTGTTACACTGCAGCCTCACAAACGAAGAAGGAAGAGCTCAGGAAGGACTGGAGAACAGGAAAAGGAGACGTTTGAGTCCCGCTCTCTTTATTCAGCCCTGAGTGAAGCGGTTCAGATTCTACGGCACAGTCAGGTGACGTGTCTGAGTACAACTTACACATCGAACACACTCTCCAGTCAACACATCTCTGACAAACTAATACGCTTCAGCAGCTTTATACTaggctctgattggttgaactCTACAggaaacacttcctgttttgaaGTGTACACATGTTTTGGTGCAAATGTGACGCTCTACTCGGCCCTGAAGCAGAGCAGCCAGGTCCTGATTCCTCCGTACGAGGTGTTCAAAGTCACAGACATCCAGACAAACACGCAGGAATGTAAAGTCCTCTACAAACTGAAGAGCAACCTGGACTGTGTttatgacagagagagagaaaaactgcATCCAATATCTGCTTTCAGTGAGGGAAGATTCTggctcatcttcatcatcacgTGCATCTTTattgtgtctctgctgctgataTGTGTCGCCGTTAAGGTGTTAAAAAACTGTAAGAGGAAGGATGATTACAGGGCTGCGTGCATGCATGATTATATCTTTTATCCTGGTAGTGTTAACATGATGTGACTGCACACAAAGGTATCTTATGATTCGTATTAACAGCAAAACTTCACACTGGAAATCAATTTAATAAGTTGAtatgattatttattacaaataaaatattgtgCCAATATTTTCCAAATTTCAGTGTCATATTTTATGGTaattattaaattaaagctCTGTTACGTTGGCAATAAAGTTAGAGTTTGTCTTAAAAGTATGTCATCAAGGACAGAGGAGGGAAGGGTGTGTCCAGATAGGGCGGAGCCAGGAAGTTGATCCTGAAATCAACTATTTTGGTCATGTTAAACAGGCTGATAGAAGCTTCTTTGCATTGTAAAGTGCAACCAATCTTGGTAGACGGGGATTTTAAATTAGTTAAACAGATACATTCCGTTGTCCGAACTTGTTTTATCATTTGAGGCTTTTATCTAAGATTAAATCggttttatcaatcaatcaatcaatcaatcaatcaatcaatcaatctttatttgtatagcgccaaatcacaacaaaagttatctcaagatgcttttacaaacagagcaggtctagaccactctatgtcaaattatgaacagagacccaacaccaagacagggtaagactcagtctgaccccaccttaatccatcatgagcattgcacatcgcagtatttagctagctacAGCGGagaagacaaacttcctttaaccggtagaaaccttgagcagaaccagactcatgttagacagccatctgctgagaccgagttgggtctggaaagacagatagaggggagtaagagagagaggtgatagtgattagacgagtagtagaagctgttggcgctggagtccagtacgtccgtatcagctggagtccagaacgtctgcagcaggaggatgtctacggcaggTCAGAGGGACCTACAAGAcgatggagctcagggactccagaaaggtctatggtttttaatgattttgagagatgcttttatttcaacttGACTGGACTACTGTAACGCACTTAATGTCGGCGTTAACCAGGCCTCCCTGTCACGGCTACAGCCAGTTCAGAATGCTGCGagagcacatcacccccaccctgcctctctccactggctccctgttcattttaagattcattttaagatttggttgtgttttttttttttatcttaaaatgGAGTAGCTCCACAGTACATCACTgacctcctgcaaagctacactccTGCAGGGTCTTTGAGGTCTACTgaacagcagcttcttgtggtccctaagaccaggctgaaaaccaggggtggccgtgACTTCTCGgtagtggcccccaaactgagGAACGAGCTGCCCCTGATGTTAGACTGTCCCCAACATTACAGACTTTTAAATCCCGTCTTAAAACACATtattactccttggcttttaacccagcatgagagttgtgtggtctctgtctctgtctgttgttttattggatttttatttgctcttacagtgtttttaatgtatttattattattttattttattctattttattgtctgacagtgttttgtgttctgtgtgttataacttattttacctcactgtgcagcactttgctaaacttgattgttcttttaaatgtgctttataactGAAGTGGATTGAATTGGAACATTTTCTCTTATTGGGTCTCACATCAATTACTtaaaacatcttctttttgagtccttaaaacAAGTTAAGTtaaacagatttaaatgtttccCTCAGTTGAGTTCTTATGAAGTTTGGATTCTTTTATATTAAAAGTTAAGCTTGCAGTGACAGCTTTGGCCTCCAGGGGCTGCCATTTAGGCTGCATGGAAATAATTCACATCAAGGACATTAAACTTTTCACACACCTGGCTCACAGAGTCAAGTATGCTCAAGGTTAACAAGAcaaattaaagctagggttggtagtcacagaaaactagcatgaatttgaatgtagcatttcctcaggactccgtctaacccctcccccctgagctcctccaaaacgacgcccttGCCCACATGCAAGAGCGctgctgattcatgaccatatgatggtgactgattcaaaaccttGAATCaggttgtgttttgcactacgtcaactcatgtcttactcagctgtaagaaaacaccaaaacattctcatagtgaaagttaaaaacacaaacaaacatgaaaaatacactttgcaggaggcgggcaagacgggatttgattggtttcatcatttggctcctgatggcagggattggttgatgttttcccaggtttactccggctgtagatagcagctttttttacctcttttttaagaacacattatgtattgattgccatcgggacataaagataattttaaccagtataacaaaagtgGATCTAAAGCTGACTAACAACACCAGCTTTAAAGACTCAGAAAGTAGATGTGTTTCTAAAATCTCAATTGTAAGTACTAAAAAAATGTCAAGTCAACTTCTGCACACTGTGGATCTGTCAAAAATACATCAGgtacagcctcaagtggacacttgaagaactgcagtttttaagcaCATCCTCTTTATCTTAATTTGTCAGCACCTTTAAGAGCTCACCTGTTCCCCCACCTGCACCCTCAGTTGTGTGTGCAGTGAGATTCAGCTAAGAGCTTCTTCAAGCTGTCAGCGAGCTCAGTGAGGGAGCGAGGAGGTGGAGGAATGTCACCTGCTCCAGTGCCCTGACTTAAACACAAGaacgtttatttatttatctttttatctgtgttgttgttgtggctcATGTTCAGTGACTCGCAGACTTTGCCAATGTCACAAAATATGCTGCTGTGCAGGATTTGTAGTTTTGTTCACAGTGCAGGACAACACAGACAAGATTCTTACCTGCAGTCTGTCAGAGGAGCTGCTTTTCTTCTACAACATACTGATGAGGTAAAAAGCTGCTCCTTCAACAAACACCACCTTATTGGAGGATACATTCTTTCAGAGGAAATCGTAACACACGTTTGTTTCCTGCTTATATGAGGATGAAAACTGTAGCTGCAGAGGTTATTTTGTACACTGTAAAATAATTGGACCACTTTGTTCCTGCTAAAGCCTCCACGCCTCGACCTCTCTCTGTGCCTCCGTGCCAGAGTGAACGTTGAGTTTGGACACTTCACCAAAGCCGCTCTGTGTGCAGCTCTTCAGGAGGCCTCTTTCACTCATCCACTGTACCCTGAAAATTTCAGACTGATTATCTGAAGGGTCCTCACAAACCTGATCTGGACTCTGTCCTGCCGGCCCTCAAGTCAAATGTCCATGtaaagtcagggtgagctgaggtgtgaatgcagcaggtaCTAGTCTTGAACATTCATGGCCGGCCAGCTAAAAATTAGCCAGCCCAGAAGTGcaaaagactgcagttcctcaattgAAGACgcatcctgtctcagagcgacgcagaaaaactagtccatgcatttgtttccTTCAGGGTGGATTATTATAgttcccttttatcaggctgccctaataagtctcttattcttcagctggtccaaaatgctgcagctccaGTACCCACTAggactaggaagagagagcacatctctccagtgttagcttttCTACTCCGGcttcttcttctgacctacaaagatCTAGAGAGCCCATAGTACCCCtttagaacactacgctcccaacgtgcaggcctgctcatcgtacctaaagtctctaaaagtagtatgggaggtagagccttcagttatcagacccctctcctttggaatcatctaccagtcagggtccgggaggctgacaccctctctactttaaagagtaggcttcaaactttcctttttgataaagcttatagttagagctggatcaggcttggaccagctcttagttatgctgctataggtttagact
The Notolabrus celidotus isolate fNotCel1 chromosome 7, fNotCel1.pri, whole genome shotgun sequence DNA segment above includes these coding regions:
- the LOC117815499 gene encoding ecto-ADP-ribosyltransferase 4-like — translated: MQSLFFSEYHAAVESVHLQRDMKSDRGSVCGLKSLSNWAILCVLFLVALLLFHDPFLLLWWPQDPAERTKPALQPLDMAPESIDDMFDGCRSEAASIIDLFGVFEWHFNRHFSFAWSVAERSAKKPAHKKVKDDHAIALYMYTKVKNIQRDFNKGVQTGKHKYNTHEFKLHYLYFYMTDAIRVLRLNKTACRTSYLRTRTHFDRDVNNTNMRFGAFTWTAMSKRSLSFNGDVSCFEINSCFGADISYYSATKQKGQMLIPPYEVFHITDVLTDDPWCTVVYKLQSSKTPKTDLNCKLDERELVKYFGGVSTDWHVSNRVWMMSACGVLLVLVSVVLIKHRQKAFVAAVLGALLLWVIILVLLRVLFKE
- the LOC117815500 gene encoding ecto-ADP-ribosyltransferase 4-like translates to MTPRTVKARQREDSPACVIASLVLLVALLMFGVIFVRLWLQNILEEPSVQDPALDPPDSMHDDCSSTAAVVTEEEILQKWDSDKNFSQAWSDAEREARAPAHVYMEKHHSIAVYMFTSVTLQPHKRRRKSSGRTGEQEKETFESRSLYSALSEAVQILRHSQVTCLSTTYTSNTLSSQHISDKLIRFSSFILGSDWLNSTGNTSCFEVYTCFGANVTLYSALKQSSQVLIPPYEVFKVTDIQTNTQECKVLYKLKSNLDCVYDREREKLHPISAFSEGRFWLIFIITCIFIVSLLLICVAVKVLKNCKRKDDYRAACMHDYIFYPGSVNMM